GCGCGTGACGATGTCCCGTCAATGACGGGGTTCAGCGGCGGGATTCTAGCGACGTCCGGCGATGCCGGCGAGCCGCACCGCCGCCAGCGCCAGATAGGCGGCGAAGAACAGCGCCAGCGTCCAGGCGAAGCCGTTGGGGCCGGCGATGTCCATGCCGATGCCGATGGCCTGCGGGCCGATCAGCATGCCGATGCCGTAGCAGAAGACGAAGGCGGCGTTGGCCGAGGCAAGGTCGCGCCCGGAGAGCTTGGAGCCGAGATGGGCGAGGCCGACCGTGTAGAGGCCGGCGACCACGCCGCCCCAGACGAACAGGATCGCCGCGCTCATGCGCCAGTTGCCGGCGACGAACGGCAGCGCGAGCACGCCGATCAGGCCGACGAAGGCGCAGAGCGCGAGCAGGATTCGCCGGTCGCGCATGCGGTCGCTGACGAGGCCGAGCGGAATCTGCAGCAGCACGTTGCCGAGGCCGACCGCGGTCAAAAGCAGCGCCGCGTCGGCCTCCGGATAGCCGATGCGCGCGCCGTAGACGGGAAACAGCGCGAAGCCGCCGGTTTCCACCGCGCCGAAGACGAGGACGGCCGCCGTCGCCGTCGGCACCAGCCAGATGTAGCGAGCGAATCCGCCGCTACTACCATGCGCCGATCCGGCGATGTCCGGGCTCTCGCGCCAGGCGAGCGAGACCGGGATCGCGGCGAGCGCGATCAGCCCGAAGGCGATGCCGAACGGCGCGAAGCCGGCCGACCCGATCTGCGCGAACAGCCACGGCCCGAAGGCGAAGCCGAGCGACAGCACGGTCGCGTAGATGCCGAGGATGAGGCCGCGCCGGTGCGCCGGCGCCGAGGTCGAGATCCAGAACTCGGACAGGATGAACAGCACCGTCAGCGCGAAATGCAGGCCCGCGCGCAGCGGAAACCACATCCAGAAATACGGC
The window above is part of the Aquamicrobium sp. genome. Proteins encoded here:
- a CDS encoding MFS transporter; amino-acid sequence: MRWLSIAAAIASISVVGMAIGLGVPLLSVILETRGYSATMIGANTAIAGIASIVAAPFATPLAARFGVVPLMLAMILAGGLAFVGFYFVPYFWMWFPLRAGLHFALTVLFILSEFWISTSAPAHRRGLILGIYATVLSLGFAFGPWLFAQIGSAGFAPFGIAFGLIALAAIPVSLAWRESPDIAGSAHGSSGGFARYIWLVPTATAAVLVFGAVETGGFALFPVYGARIGYPEADAALLLTAVGLGNVLLQIPLGLVSDRMRDRRILLALCAFVGLIGVLALPFVAGNWRMSAAILFVWGGVVAGLYTVGLAHLGSKLSGRDLASANAAFVFCYGIGMLIGPQAIGIGMDIAGPNGFAWTLALFFAAYLALAAVRLAGIAGRR